Proteins encoded in a region of the Stieleria neptunia genome:
- a CDS encoding sugar phosphate isomerase/epimerase family protein — MTNRRSFIWAATAATASAATFPSLPTRLAAAEPSTPDLPVRFSLNTSTIRGQNLSIEKQVDVASAAGYDGIEPWMRDIETFLAEGGKLADLRKRIEDAGLFVASAIGFANWISDDDQQRRAGLEAARHDMELVAGLGGKLIAAPPIGAHRGGSVSPPLELVAERYRALCEVGASVGVQPQLELWGFSPTLSKLGELAYVATAAAHPSACVLPDFYHIYKGGNDFAGLSMIEASKMLCFHINDYPADPPQDKIADKDRVFPGDGVCPLPKIIRGLIDNGFTGTFSLELFNPDYWKRDALAVASEGLEKSKAVVQQALSLSVG; from the coding sequence ATGACCAACCGACGTTCATTTATCTGGGCCGCCACCGCCGCCACGGCATCGGCTGCAACGTTTCCCAGCCTGCCCACACGACTCGCCGCTGCAGAACCGAGCACCCCCGACCTGCCCGTTCGTTTTTCGCTCAACACCAGTACGATTCGCGGTCAAAATCTGAGCATCGAAAAACAGGTCGATGTCGCGTCGGCGGCCGGCTACGACGGGATCGAACCCTGGATGCGTGACATCGAAACCTTCCTTGCCGAAGGCGGCAAACTTGCGGACCTGCGCAAACGTATCGAGGACGCGGGGCTGTTTGTCGCCAGCGCCATCGGTTTTGCCAATTGGATTTCGGACGACGACCAACAGCGGCGGGCGGGTCTGGAAGCGGCCCGTCACGACATGGAACTGGTCGCGGGCCTGGGCGGCAAACTGATCGCGGCGCCGCCGATCGGGGCGCATCGCGGCGGCAGTGTTTCGCCGCCGTTGGAGTTGGTCGCCGAGCGTTATCGCGCGTTGTGCGAAGTCGGAGCCTCGGTCGGCGTTCAGCCCCAATTGGAATTGTGGGGATTTTCGCCCACGCTCAGCAAACTCGGCGAATTGGCGTACGTGGCCACCGCGGCGGCTCATCCGTCCGCTTGCGTCTTGCCGGACTTCTATCACATCTACAAGGGCGGCAACGACTTCGCCGGTCTGTCCATGATCGAAGCCTCTAAAATGCTGTGCTTTCACATCAACGATTACCCGGCCGATCCGCCGCAAGACAAAATCGCCGACAAGGATCGCGTGTTCCCCGGCGATGGCGTGTGCCCGTTGCCGAAGATCATTCGCGGATTGATTGACAACGGATTCACGGGAACGTTTTCGCTGGAATTGTTCAACCCCGACTACTGGAAACGTGACGCGCTGGCCGTTGCGAGCGAAGGTTTGGAAAAATCAAAAGCCGTCGTCCAGCAAGCCCTGTCCCTGTCGGTCGGATGA
- a CDS encoding phytoene desaturase family protein, which translates to MPRDFLKGAQDEYDVVVIGSGLAGLTSANILGRAGHRVLLLEQHYKLGGLATWFLRPGSHTFDISLHGFPHGMIKSCRRYWNRDISDRIVQLKNIRFDNPQFSLTTTFDREDFSRLLVEQFDQDPETVKSFFDTARGMNFYDDQTTTTGELFERFFPGRNDIVRLLMEPITYANGSTLEDPAITYGIVFSNFMSKGVYIYEGGTDDLIKRMKKELESNGVDIRINCPVDHIDIKDGRVNAVRVGDRTIRCRAVVSNANLRTTILKMIGEEKLDADYVQRTNAVRLNNSSTQVYMALKEGETIDESSGDLFFTSTAEEFKTESLLSRDITSRTFSFYYPRTRPWKTKERYAVVSSTNANWSDWNDLNEQDYEASKQDLVETTIDALERYLPGVRDKIEHAEAATPRTFQHYTLHERGASFGTKFEGLGVSRELPSQVGGMYHAGSVGIIMSGWLGAINYGVIVSNEVDQLLTSESSPV; encoded by the coding sequence ATGCCGCGTGATTTTCTAAAAGGTGCCCAAGACGAATACGATGTCGTGGTGATCGGCAGCGGGTTGGCCGGGCTGACCAGTGCCAACATTCTCGGTCGTGCCGGCCATCGGGTGCTGTTGTTGGAACAGCACTACAAACTCGGCGGGTTGGCAACTTGGTTTCTGCGGCCGGGAAGCCATACCTTCGACATCTCCCTGCACGGGTTCCCCCACGGGATGATCAAATCCTGTCGCCGTTATTGGAACCGTGACATCTCCGATCGAATCGTCCAGCTGAAAAACATCCGCTTCGACAACCCCCAATTTTCGCTCACCACGACGTTCGACCGCGAAGACTTCTCGCGGTTGTTGGTCGAGCAGTTCGATCAGGATCCCGAAACGGTCAAGTCGTTCTTTGACACCGCGCGGGGGATGAATTTTTACGACGACCAAACCACCACCACCGGCGAATTGTTCGAGCGGTTCTTTCCCGGACGCAACGACATCGTTCGTCTGTTGATGGAACCGATCACCTACGCCAACGGTTCCACACTGGAAGACCCCGCGATCACCTATGGAATCGTCTTCAGCAACTTCATGAGCAAGGGGGTGTATATCTATGAAGGGGGAACCGACGACCTGATCAAGCGGATGAAAAAGGAATTGGAATCCAACGGCGTTGACATCCGCATCAATTGTCCGGTCGACCACATCGACATCAAAGACGGTCGGGTCAACGCGGTCCGGGTCGGCGATCGAACCATTCGTTGCCGTGCCGTCGTCAGCAATGCGAACCTGCGGACCACGATCTTGAAGATGATCGGCGAAGAAAAACTCGATGCCGACTACGTCCAACGAACCAACGCCGTGCGGCTGAACAATAGCAGCACGCAGGTCTACATGGCGCTCAAAGAGGGCGAAACGATCGACGAGAGCAGCGGCGACCTGTTTTTCACCAGCACGGCGGAGGAATTCAAAACCGAGTCCTTGCTCAGCCGTGACATCACCAGTCGCACGTTCAGCTTTTATTATCCGCGGACGCGACCGTGGAAAACGAAAGAACGCTACGCAGTCGTCAGCAGCACCAACGCCAATTGGTCGGACTGGAACGATCTGAACGAACAGGACTATGAAGCGAGCAAGCAAGATCTGGTGGAGACCACGATCGACGCGTTGGAGCGTTACCTGCCGGGCGTGCGTGACAAGATCGAACATGCCGAGGCCGCGACACCGCGCACGTTCCAGCACTACACCCTCCACGAACGAGGCGCCAGCTTCGGCACCAAATTCGAAGGCCTGGGGGTCAGCCGAGAACTGCCCAGCCAGGTCGGAGGCATGTACCACGCCGGAAGCGTCGGGATCATCATGAGCGGTTGGCTGGGGGCGATCAATTACGGCGTCATCGTCAGCAACGAAGTCGATCAGTTGCTGACCAGCGAATCCTCGCCGGTGTGA